Below is a window of Leguminivora glycinivorella isolate SPB_JAAS2020 chromosome 11, LegGlyc_1.1, whole genome shotgun sequence DNA.
ACAACAAATattagtttaatttatttatctacaATCAATAAATTATTGCACACAAGCTtaacatttaaaaaacctattacattaaataatactatGGAACAACCATGTCCAAATCATTCATCAAGTCTTCTGCTCCACTGGTAACTTAAGTCATAAGTTATAGCATATTTACTAACTGAACACACTTAACTTACTATTGGTATACTTTGGGGACTACGACATATACAAAACGGTCTTCTTTAGTAGAGATGAGACAATAAGAATTGCTTATACATAATCTACAAAAATCTCTTATTTACAAAATTTACATCTAAAGTTTTGCCAACCTGTTGGGTTTatcaaaagcaaaaaaattgtCACATACCACAGACTCAAAACTTTTAGAATGCCCAAAAGTAATATCAACAGTGATTTAATTGTGTATTTGTGTCAGTGATGgtatattatttttgaatattaaTCTAATCCAAACTCATTTCTTATCCATGGATAACTCTGTGGACAACCCTGGCATGTTATCATATACTTATCATGTTGTAAAACTTTTGACTGAAGTTTGCAAGTCCTCGGCTTATGGCAGGCGTATTCAACATCGTCCAAACTTTGGTTTTTGTACTGCCACGGTTCAAACTTGTTTATATGGAGCACTGGTGTTGGCCGTTTCATCCATTCAATGGCTTGCTTGTTTGTCACGAAGTACACGTCAGGCAGTTTCATTAGTTCACTAATGAATTTCTGTAAAAGGACATCACATTTAGATCTGATATCTATGCAATTCTTACACATAGTTTGAGGCTCCCGAACTATCATTTTTGGAACTTTATGTTTCCCAAATTAGTTTGTGTAAACTGACAACAGACAAATCCTTGAACAAAGACATACAGAGAGCTGCCCATGTTGAAAAATCGACTTGAACAAAGAAAGTAGCAAAGTAGTATGTAGTCATCGTTAAAAATACCTATTGGATTAGACTAAATAGGTATTAAGCACCTAAAGAATTTTTGTCAGTAAAGTGTTTAGGGTTTAGAAATCAAAATTTTATGTAATGTATGACCATTTCGTAATAAAATCGTGTTTCAATATTAGTTAAGCGTCTTAGATATTTggtaatccatacttccatactaatattataaatgggaaagtgtgtgcgtctgtttgtttgtccgtttttcacggcaaaacggagcgacgaattgtcgtgattttttaggtggagatagttgaagggcatagctgggcattaactcgttaatccgttaatcgttaattaacgaagttaacatttcgattaacgaattaacttttaagttaactttagaaaatgttaacggattcgttaacttccgttaaatttcatagagtccgttaaccagcaccccaagcggctcgctgcgccgcgaaaaccacgttgtTATACTGCTACTGAAAAAGCTcatagtacggcaaaacctaggttttatcggtaaaagcagatccgtcggttataaaacagtctaaagaccaattagcgactttggatcacttattcgagatcttctaaatcttattaggcgtgctagatcgatcactaacctgggaatagagtgcaatcatcaggcatgacagacaaatcgcgcaaccgacgcatcgagagtccggcgcgggccttatattactctaccaagttattgTGGCCCACAACATCaagttgtcatctcaaatctcaatctgaagaaccgacacaccacgatcgcgaccgcatgaatgacccaataattaccaatccgaagtaaaacctaggatttagccaaccaacggcggtaaaagcccgaagagaccgtaattattacatttcggttttttaccaaTTGGCGTCACATGTTTTAATgctttttggtggatacttagtaaatataaatacataatacctacagtggagtcctatttttatgacgtgttaacggattatcgattaactttaacttccgttaaatctaccgaaatgtatcgctttaacgattaacgaagttaagtttttaagtaacggattaacgattatcgaagttaactatttgattaacggtgcccagctatgttgaagggatggagagtgacataggctacttttgtctctttctaacgcgagcgaagccgcgggcaaaagctagtatctaaTACATAAATagcatataggtacctaccttaaATGCATGCAAATATTCCGCATTTTTCAACCACGTAGAGTTCAAATGGATGCCGAAAGGCGCTCTGTTCTTCAAATAATGCCTTTTAAAGTTGCTGACCAGGGTATCATACACCTCTTATCTGTCAACTTGGGGCAATGGTCCAGGGTCGTACAGACTTCCTCGCCTTCCTTCCCTGCATCGTTCAGGAATGGGTTTATGGGCATCTCCCATAGGCCGGCGTAGCTCCGGGTAGGGCAGTACTGGTTTCCTAATAaagaaaaatagttttaattggATGTGGGTCTAAAATACAGTTTGCAGGCTTTGTCTGAGTTGATTCAAGAAAAGATCGTGACAGCCATCATCTCAAACACCGGTATGTTTGCGTCCTAGGTATATAAGATAATAAATCATAACAAAGAAATAATTGTGTCGATCTGTAGATTATCAGCGCGTGACGATAAACATACGTTAGAGCTAACATGTGGCTAAAGAACTACGTCTTTATAGGTGACGGATGACCGGCACAATTTAGCCTGCTAGGTTGTGCCTAAAAAGGTCGTACAATGTACATGGTGTTCATTTATTCTATAGTGTCTCACTGACCCTACGGTCACGAAATTTGTATACCTAGGTCAAGGTGCCTACTTTAGCCACTTTAGGTGCGGTGTATTTAAGcccgtgttctacttttatcaccaaggatcggacaaacgcccgtcatttcgaaaatgtaaccctgttccgtacagcagagacttccttatgttaataaaaaaattgtaagtgttttataaatttattggaccatataatttatatccagtgacaaattagttaatgattattattacgaaaattactttcgccaataaaatagaatgaccaaatttttttctaaattttcaggTGTGAGCCTATAACGACGTGAATTTAGGACCCATTTATGCGTTGAAAAAGTCCGTTCACAGTCTACGGACGTCATAGGGGCATATGTAATCGTTGACATTGGTATATTGTTCTCCCAATATGATTGTGCCTCGGAGTTAATTTTCTCATGAATTTCGAAAAATTTGTTTCCGCAATTCGAAAGATtaagaaattaataaaaatccccagtttaaaaaaagattttctgtacataaaaaaatatttccaagtCATCCCACAAAAAATTCTTGAACTACAAAGGACGAAGTTACACATAAAAAAAGCATTTAAAATTGTTAAGGACATAAGGACTGTTTTACAAAATATTCCCGGGAGTTTTAGATCTACAGCTATGTCAAAATTTCAAGCAATTTTTAATAGGAATCCTGACTACATCACCGTGAAACAAATTCATGAGAAAATTAACTCCGAGGCACAATCATATTGGGAGAACAATATACCAATGTCAACGATTACATATGCCCCTATGACGTCCGTAGACTGTGAACGGACTTTTTCAACGCATAAATGGGTCCTAAATTCACGTCGTTATAGGCTCACACCTGAAAATTTAGAAATTTGGTTTGGTCATTCTATTTTATTGGCGAAAGTaattttcgtaataataatcattaactaatttgtcactggatataaattatatggtccaataaatttataaaacacttacaatttttttattaacataaggaagtctctgctgtacggaacagggttacattttcgaaatgacgggcgtttgtccgatccttggaGATCACAAGTGTTTCATCGATTCGATCGATCGTTCGATGTCAACGTTGACCAGACAAATCGATGTATCTATGTAGACGCAATCGATCGACGTTAACTCACCGACGACGTAACAACCTATGGCTGTTTACGCGAGTCTTCCCTAATCGTCATCAGCTACACCAAGTAATTCGTAGGAAAATTACCCTATCCTTCAGTAATAAACAAGCAAAAAAATGCTTACCGGAACACTTATGCGGCATTTTGTAGTCGAGCGTGTATGGCCAGTAGGGCGGGTCGGATACGGGCGCAACCGCCGTCGCATCGTACACGAATCCGAATTCTTGCATCATAAGGAACTGGCGGTTCCAACCCAATGACAGGTGAGGGACGCGGAGCCCCCTGAAACAAATGAATGTCGTTATAAAGATACTCTCTATTGCACTACCTTTGACTGATGACTGACAATAAGTTACTTCACTACAACTTATACCTCAGCCAAAAAAATCCTGTCTCACAAGACACAGCTGAACTGGGACCTGATGTGGCCTGCAAATTATGCCGGACCGATACCGACTTCAAATCTTCAGAAAATATCGCATTTTCATTTACAGCACCTCCGGTGTTATGTGTGTCTATGGGTGTCAGCAatatcgcttaccatcagacgaTCCGTCTGATCGTTTACGTCCTACATCATAATAAAGGCTAGGTCAGAAGTTTTCACTGTCCCGTGGTCCTTCGAGCCAGCTTCAAAACGCTCGTTACCTTTAGAAGTCATTGAAGTATAGTGTTCTTGACGTTCTTGTATTTACCTGAAATCTTCCATGCGTACTTTAGCGAATCTGTTGATAATGTTCGCTTGGCCGACCATCTCATCGAACCAATCCTCTACAGTGGCGTTTTTCGACCACCATTCCTCGGGACCACGATTTCTGTAATCAAAAGGTCATTTTAATGTTTGGCGTGGGCGTTGTGgcttgtatttatttaattatcgtcttgttatatttcttgcacctattagctcttattgatctctgtttggcccaaaggttagctggtagagaatgccttttggtattaagttcgccttttgtacattttttttactgtacaataaagtttaaataaataaataaattattcattcTAAAATTGGGAAGGGAACAATTATAACACTAACAACAATTACACAATTAATTTTATCGCAGCCTTTACCATTTCCAAAGTTTCTTAGGTTTCCTTTATAGATTGAAGATGATAGGTAAATGTAAATACCTACTGGAATGGAATGGAACCAATATTTATCGTATGCGTAGGTACGTATTTTGTTTAAATTGTTTGTCTTTTActtgatacaaaaataatttcacTCAAACCAATATGGCGCCAATCTTAATAATATATCATTACGTCAAATTTTCATTAGAAATAATTGAgatcaaagacctatataactccatctagacggataaagtctaagaaaaaaacgtacctcagtaccatatagataaagcagtggtgacctagatggcgttacacctttggggtaggctcagctagatggcgctaatattaaaatttgacattttaaaacatatcaagctcagaatatgggccaaattgtcaaaactgaggttcaaaagttttaagcctgtgtggagagatggcagtctatgcactgtgattacacattttgctttgacagtaacgctctttaatactcgatcctctttgttgaGATGTAACCTGAGTGGGTGGATTGGAATGGCATAAAATTTGAATGCAATACAATAATCTTGAAATGATGTAACTTCGTATCATGTCCAACGTTCCATTCATAGTGTCTAACATGTGTTGGTGATCAGTGAAGGAAATTACAACACATATGTATTGGGAAATGATGAAATTGGCAATTCCccatttattgtaaatatatgGACAAGAAAAACGACATACTTATGAAACAAAGCTAATGACGATGTATAATTAACACGTTGATACTACAGGCCCCCTGTAAAATCACCATCGATGAAAATGTCGCTCGTATCTACTTGAACCAGCCGACCTAATAGCCTCAGTGACGATCATTCAATCAATACCCAAGACCCCAGAACGATAGATATAGTTAACTAATAAGATAGTAACTTATCTAGACGGTGCAGTTATGGAAATAGTCATCTGAATTTACATCGGGTTTAggtgccgaatggcatttctgcgacgcgaaacgaaaacgaaacgccgcgaaaggtagtctggctctgtcgcgccaatacgcacgagcgatagagatagatatctccgagagtttcgtttcgtgagcgtttgtgccattcggctacgcaccctggagtGAACAAGTATTATGTTAACTAACTATTTACGtaatagagttgacagcgatCATGCCCCTCGTTCCACAGTTTCTGCATATGTCTTTAGTTGGTAATGTTCGGTTTACTGATGCGGGATGAAGAATGTCGCCTTTATATCgtctcgttgggtggacgacatttgAAAAACTCCGGGCACCTCTGGATGAGAccagcccaggaccgggataagtggcgtacacgaagggaggcctatgctcagcagtgggcgattaacgaTGATTATGGTGATGATGCTAATGATTTGAACATAAAACTTACGtaatagagttgacagcgatCTCATGTCCCTCGTTCCACAGCTTCTGAACATGTCTGTAGTTGGTATATTGATGTGGGATGAAGAAAGTAGCCTTTATATTGCATCCGTTTGGGTTCCGGCGCTCGGTGAACAGGTGCTTTGCGAACACGTCCCAGTTCTCGTGATTCACTGGGCCGTGGAAGGTCAGGAGGATCATTTGAGGAGTCTACAACAGAATAACAATACAAAGTAAACTGTTTTAGTTTATTAATGATTAAGGGTTAGAACTTTTCTTCATATCACACAGCAGCTTTTCTTCTAGTTCCTACGTGACACATGTGGTTATCGTCAGGTTATCACAGTGATGCGGACTTTAATTTCAGCGCGGTGTAGGCTGAAAGCTTAATCTCATCCTAAATGATACAGCTACATCCTTATTTAGACTTACTTAAGAAATGTATTGATTGGGTTTTCTCAAGAGCTTGTAGACATTTAGGGTTTCTATCTGTGTCGTTCCAGATTTATCTTTCATCTCTTATTACGGCTAGGATATAAAATTTCTACTTACAACATGCCTTTTTTACGACGTTACCGATTGTTGTGAGGTGTGGCGCGATATCAAAATATCTTGTTTgaattgtatgtattattttaccTGATTTGGAATTAAACCACCAGGGATCTCAGTCCCGGTTTTGGTGCAAAAGCAGTCCGGCAGCTGACACAGTCCCGTGTCGCAGGGCGCCGCAGAATTAGGGTCGTACTGCACGTCGCACCAGCCCTGGAATAATCCTTGATGAGCATCAGAGTTCGTGAATCGTGAAGGCCTGTCGACATTATCATCATTAATCTGTGCGGAAAGAAAAAGGAGCACAGAAATGTATACAGCCCCTTAACCACGACTCCTCTCTTTCCGAATAGACTATGACTTGACTACGTGACGTAAAACATATGTCGAAGTATGAGGAAAATAGCTCACCCTGACCGACCTCTGTTGATCAGAGAGAGAAAGTAATAGCAGTCATGTTGCACCTATTACATGGATAATTTTAGAGATTGCTTTTTTGCTGTGGATGGTAAACACGGATGATACGATTATTTATAAAACTCGAAGTACTAGAAACTTGCTGAAGATTTGTATCACGCGTTTGGTGTCAGCTCTTGTAAATCAGTGTGTGTCAGTGTTTACTCGTAGGTATATGAAAATATTCAGGAGTCAACGAGAAgaataatatatataagaatAATATATTCATCCTTGTCTAAGGGTAACTCAGGGAAATATTTATTAGTTTTCCGTCACGAAAGCACGTAGCGTAGATATGAAAAGTTTGAGGGGGTTCGGAGAGCGAAAttgttttcatattaaataaataacactaTTTGACGATGTATCATACAGATAGGGGACAAGTTGGACAGTTCTCTATCAGCGTTGAATAGGATTTCATGACTcggttgaaacaaaattatgtatCTATCTGGGTGAATCTATAAATGGGCAACTGGAGTGAACCATCTAGTACTACTTTTTCTTTGCAAAGTTGAGTCGTTACGTGTGATCTAGAGAAAGCTGACTGGACACTTGGGCACCAGTATCAACAGATAAACAACGCTTACTTGACCTACGCGACTTGAATAACATGTCTTGTGTTGGATAACTTTGATTAAAATTCAAATAAACTCGAATCAATTGGTAAATCGATCAGAATTTAATCGAAATGAAGTTGCAGGTCCGCTCGCTCTAGGTTTAGAAAATGTTTGCCATTGCCACTTGATCGACAAACATTTTCGCACTTAGGTGTGTGGAGATCAACCCAATAAGTTTTACTGCGAGCGCGGCGACTTTTGCGGGTTCTTTATTGGTCTACTTtggatttacatattttaatgtatCTTTAGTTGCAGCGTTGCAGTAAAACATTACAGTTGAAGGTTGTTTTACTTTACTAGCGTAGCGCGATTAACGAattgatgataacattgataacagATACCTAATGTAAACAACCGCGAAGCATTAAATACAACGACGCAGTAAAATGCTTGTCGAAGACGTCATCAGTGTCATCACCGTGGTTAAGCTGTGTCAGGCATGTCTAATGGCGTGTGCTTGGAATAGCCGCCGCCGCGATGCCTGAAGATGGGTTTCCACATGACTTGAAACATTTCGCTAAACGTGATGTTTGTATTGACGtgagtagggtaaactcgcttcattcggtgacacgcctaattcggtgaaacaaccaaaaatcatcttccggaatagtgcttcaaagcttgtatcaccgaattaggcgtgtcaccgaatgaggcgagtttaccctacatccccatatatttcaataattttataGTTTGTTAGATTTTTGAGGAGTTGGAGACCAGATATTTACTTCATCAGAGGAGTCAGCGCAGTCGTTGGATCCATCGCAGAAGTACTCCGCAGGCACGCAGTTTCCGTTAGCGCAGGCGAGGTGGGTCTCGTTGGCGCATGGGCCGTTTTCCAGCAGGGGCTTCGGAATATGTGTCTCTGGAACAAACGTTGTTAATTTGGCATTCGTATTTAGGTACCAGATGCAGAGCTGGCTTAAAATCTGATATGAACATGGTGAGAATTCTTGTGAGAATGGTTTTAAATCGGGACGAATATGAATTctgaaattgaaaatatttcccGGATGGTCAGATCAGATCCCTTCTGGGTCAACACTCTTCTAGGTAGGGATTTTGAATAAATTTTTGGGCATATATTTGCATCAAatctaggtacagtcaagttcagaaatatgtatacatttcgtcaccttaactcgttgcaataaggtgaataaatgtacacatatttatgaacttgactgtacagACACTGTGCAACTTACAGCGGAATATAGAATTCATTAACTGCACGTGCAAACCCAGGCTTTGGTTtgcaaattaaattacataatagTTCTACCTATGTACATTATTCGTCGCGTTTGTAAACGAAGTATGTGTTTCTTATAAAAGATTCAACTCACCAGTAGTGACGTCACAATTGTGAACATTCTGCGCTTGGTCACACAACTGTCGGTTCACGTCAAAAAGCAGTCCCGGGGAACAACGGAACTCGAAGACTTCGTTCTGGAGGCACAGGTAATATTTGGCGCACTCGTCGTTCGTCCACGTTGCCTGTTCCGGGCGATCCGGGTTTCTGGTTACAAAATTAGTAGGGCATTATTTGATAAGAAGGTAGGCTGTAAAAAAAAAGACTGTACCTACACAGCAAAAGCTATCAGTTTTAACTTTCATTCTTCAGCCAGTTCAGCTTATTAGAACTTTACTACTGTAGGTTTCTAAAACTGGTCCTTACGAACCGGACAAAACAATTGACTATCGATCAGTTTCTGAGACAACTCTAGGAAAGTTATCTACATAAATTCACGGTCATCAATCATCATTCATGCTTGAAGTTTCTCTCAAGGGCGGAAAAGCGCGTTCGAGCTTTGAAAACAAAAGACAATCAATCATAGAACAACAAAACTTCAGTAATATGAGACTTTCCTAGCATTCATATTTACATCGGGCTGGTAGCATTATGATTATCAATTAATATGGATTCCCTCATATCCGATTCCGTCTTTGTTGATGATACGTGACGTCAGTGTCCGTCTCTTTCAATCGCGGCgttaaaatttacatttattttatcacGAGGTTAATCCATAATACGCCGATCGTATGAGAATATTGCACGGAGAGCGAAAGTTTCTCTGGACGGCGGAAATGTAGATGCGGCGGACGGTAGCGTCAGTCAAGGTTGCGGCGAAAGTCGAACGGGGTCGTTGAACTGCTGGGAAATTTGCAAACAGTTCGCGGGCAATATGACGTCATTGTCTtttataccttttttttttttatgggtcTTAGCGCGATGGCGCACTGTTCCTGCCACatcatgttatataacatttataatagagatgggccgaatatggactttgccgaatacgaatattcggccgaacattttcggttcagctcttaccgaaccgaacattcggccgaatattcggttacgccatatttttaaagcgaatgttaagatgaaaactcagcaattcccgtcaactttgtacaatgccacgtcagcaaattttaattgatcctattttgttaccaacatttagtaatataattcgactttcgtaagatatatacaggataattgttataattaagaaaatatagatactagagaaccttaatgacgaaataaaacttaataaaatctcaattaatcaacaaaatcttggtaacaaaataggaattaataaaaacaaatttaacttttcccttaatttttgtacaaagttgacgggaattgctgaactatgaaatgattgataatgtttataacatactacaactatgttcttatggtttagtggataactaaaacttagttaaaacaactctgaactcttctcaactcttaaactacggttttttaacttttttacaaaatcattgtgtttatattttgacgcattttaaatagttccttagaaagctactaaaataggagcttattatccaatggaataagtaagatcttcattagttatttactttgtttattcggtaaatattcggcaatgcaaccgaactattcggccgaatacgaacattgaaaaacttgccgaatatgccgaataccgaatacttaccgaatattcggcccatctctaatttatAACATCCCAGTGTTGGAGCACCATTAATTGCATATATCAATCATATCACACATAGGACaagtatgttttatttttcacCATAGTCACTGGGTCACTGAATACACATAACACTGATCATTTAAAAATAGGCAACTtactgtaggtacttaaaataaaatattttataccatgcacgaaataaagcatcagatattataagaaaaaaaaaggacaggagttatttttaactccaatttacattttataaatcagatagaaatatgtaaagtaaatccgttgaccgtgacgtcactcaatccgatttcatattaattccatattagcaagtcgttcaaaatcgttttgacagttcttaaaaagaagctgatttgactaggaggaaagtagcctaaTTATACATGGTGTTCATACCTTAGGTACTAAAATATAATAGTATTAGAGATTCGTTTAAGGACAACATTTTTAATCGGTATACGATGCCTAATATGTCTAATTTGAAATTTAAGACTAACTCTACTTTAGACTTTTTTGCATGTTGTTTTACATTGAACATTTTGAGATTATTTTTGGCgtaattttttttctactaTTTTTTAATAGGAATCTGATGTCGGTTATACACAGATCCCCGCTTTTTTGTAAACCTCGtagatttcataaaatatgCCCAATTTCAAATGCCTAATGCCTACTTGTGTTTAACATACATAG
It encodes the following:
- the LOC125231402 gene encoding LOW QUALITY PROTEIN: chitin deacetylase 1-like (The sequence of the model RefSeq protein was modified relative to this genomic sequence to represent the inferred CDS: inserted 1 base in 1 codon; substituted 1 base at 1 genomic stop codon), with product MRLLLATLALCAALGSCSKLKGLPINRKKNVLTMLRGQDLKFPLLSPEKQFEYLLYIKKVPKGFKQTTGTVSEYAKLFSNLLTGVHGKHKSKKHVLSKRSTSNLKCHENGRFYRNPDRPEQATWTNDECAKYYLCLQNEVFEFRCSPGLLFDVNRQLCDQAQNVHNCDVTTETHIPKPLLENGPCANETHLACANGNCVPAEYFCDGSNDCADSSDEGWCDVQYDPNSAAPCDTGLCQLPDCFCTKTGTEIPGGLIPNQTPQMILLTFHGPVNHENWDVFAKHLFTERRNPNGCNIKATFFIPHQYTNYRHVQKLWNEGHEIAVNSITNRGPEEWWSKNATVEDWFDEMVGQANIINRFAKVRMEDFRGLRVPHLSLGWNRQFLMMQEFGFVYDATAVAPVSDPPYWPYTLDYKMPHKCSGNQYCPTRSYAGLWEMPINPFLNDAGKEGEEVCTTLDHCPXVDRXEVYDTLVSNFKRHYLKNRAPFGIHLNSTWLKNAEYLHAFKKFISELMKLPDVYFVTNKQAIEWMKRPTPVLHINKFEPWQYKNQSLDDVEYACHKPRTCKLQSKVLQHDKYMITCQGCPQSYPWIRNEFGLD